The following nucleotide sequence is from Natronosalvus caseinilyticus.
CGAGCCTCGTCGATCACCTCGCCGTCAACGGCGAGTGCGAGGTGGTCTCGCCCGTCCCAGACGCCCGCTACGTGATGGGACTCGTTCGCCGCCATGTCCGCCCACGCGACCGTACGCTCATCGTCCGGGCCGCGCAGCGAGAATCCGATTCCCGATTTCCCCGTGAGACCGACCCCGAGCGTGACCGCACCGCCGAAGTTCGCGAGGACCTGGGGCCTCGTTACGTCTCGCGGTTCGATACGCGCGGCGACGGAGATACCGCCGGCGAACGTGGTGGCGTCGTAGCGGTCGAACCCGAGGTCGACGCCGTGTGATCCGTCGCCCTCGAGTTTCGAGCCGGCGAGCTGGTCGGCGGGCAGCCCGCGGAGGACGGTCTGTACCGTGTCCATGTGCTTGTACGAGCCCGTCGTCCAGAGGACGGGCACGTCCTCGCCGGCGTTTCGCGGGACGACCGGCCTGAGGTCGCACCCGGTCGACCGTTTCGTCACCGTCATCTCCGCCCACGTCTCGCCGCCGGTCGCGGTCTCGAACCGCCGGAGTTCGCACTGGTCGCCTCGAGAGACGCAGCCGTAGACGACGTTCGGGTCGTCGCGGTCGATCGAGAGTCCGCCGGAGTAGTGCAACTCGATTGGCCGTCTGGCGACGTAGCGGCCCGCATCCGCGAGGTGGTAATCGCACCACTGGTCGCCGTCCCACCGCGCGTACCGGTATTCGTGGGCGAGCGTCGACGGAAACGTCGCGTACGCAACGACCGGGTTACCGTCGTCGTCGACCGCACTGTCCCAGACCCAGGCGTAGTGGTTCCCTGCAGCGGTGGAGTCGTAGACGACCTCGAGGTCCGACTTCGTCATCGGCAGGTCGTCAGGGCCAGCGATGAGCGACCCGTCAGCGGCGTAGAAGTGTTCGTTGCGAAACTGGGCGTACATAACGTTCCATTTGGGGGCATCGCCACCGCGCTCGGCGTCGGTGAAGAAGAAGTGTATCGCGTCGTCTCCGCGAGCGGGAACGAAGTACATGGAGTAGTGGCCCTCCGGGGGGACGGCGATTCGCGTCTGGTCGCTCCAGGTCAGCCCGTCGTCTTCGGAAACCCGGTAGTAGAGGTTGCCGTCGCCCATGTAGCCGTACTTGTCGTTCGTCGCGTCGCGCGTGTAGGTTCGATCCCGGTAGAACAGGTACAGCGTCTCCGGATCGTCGGGCGACCGGACCGGGTTCGGGTACGTGACGCTCTCCTGTTCGATACGCCGGGTCGGACCGAACGCCGACACGCTCTCGGGATCACAGGAGACGGTGTAGTGCAGCGCGTCGCCGTTGTGGCCCGCCCAGAACAGCAGAATCCGCCCGTCGTTACGGAGGAGGAGCGACGGGTTCGTGTGGTCGTCGTCGGAGAACGATTCGTCGACGACGGTCGTCGAAAACGACCGCGTCTCGTGGTCGTAGGCCCCGGCGACGATATCCCGTCCGGTCGGGCCGCCGAGGTAGCAGACGTACGTTCGCTCCCGATCACCGACGTGTCTAACCGCCCGCGGATTCGTAAACCAGATCCAGCGGGCGTCGATCCCGTAGTTACCGTGGTTGCCCTCGAGCGAGCGGTCTCGAACGATACCGTCGGGCGATCGCTCCCCCGACCAGTGTCCGAGGAGCCCGCGCGAAAGTGAGATCTCGTCTCTCATTTCCATTCTATGGTACTCACTCACGCAGTGTGGTTTATACGTTTCCCCGCACTCGAGAACGCGCTTTGGACGCAAGAGAGGGGTGACCGGAAATATAATGGTCCAACACCCGAATGGTACCGACAGCGATCATGGATTACGACCCATTGCGGGAGAACCTTCGATCAGTCGCCTTCACGATACCGACGCCGTTCAGCGAGGACGGTGAGGACGTCCTCGAGACACGGATCGCCGAGAACGTACGAACGCTGTACGACGAGGGCGCTCGGGTCTTCATCCCCTGCGGGAACACGGGCGAGTACTACTCGCTGTCACAGGCCGAACGAATCGACGTCGTCAGGGCGACGGTCGAGGCGCTACCCGACGACGCCACGGTCGTCGGCGGGGCCGGCGGCAGCACGAAGAACGCGACCGAACTCCTCGAGAACTACGCCGAGGCGGGTGCCGACGCTGCGATGATCATGTATCCGCGTCACACCTACGTTCACCGGGAGGG
It contains:
- a CDS encoding BNR-4 repeat-containing protein — encoded protein: MEMRDEISLSRGLLGHWSGERSPDGIVRDRSLEGNHGNYGIDARWIWFTNPRAVRHVGDRERTYVCYLGGPTGRDIVAGAYDHETRSFSTTVVDESFSDDDHTNPSLLLRNDGRILLFWAGHNGDALHYTVSCDPESVSAFGPTRRIEQESVTYPNPVRSPDDPETLYLFYRDRTYTRDATNDKYGYMGDGNLYYRVSEDDGLTWSDQTRIAVPPEGHYSMYFVPARGDDAIHFFFTDAERGGDAPKWNVMYAQFRNEHFYAADGSLIAGPDDLPMTKSDLEVVYDSTAAGNHYAWVWDSAVDDDGNPVVAYATFPSTLAHEYRYARWDGDQWCDYHLADAGRYVARRPIELHYSGGLSIDRDDPNVVYGCVSRGDQCELRRFETATGGETWAEMTVTKRSTGCDLRPVVPRNAGEDVPVLWTTGSYKHMDTVQTVLRGLPADQLAGSKLEGDGSHGVDLGFDRYDATTFAGGISVAARIEPRDVTRPQVLANFGGAVTLGVGLTGKSGIGFSLRGPDDERTVAWADMAANESHHVAGVWDGRDHLALAVDGEVIDEARFDGPLEFETDWASWTLLKGEYLFGRGYDGTATDVRLYNRPLSTAELRALAE